In one window of Mobiluncus massiliensis DNA:
- a CDS encoding fumarate hydratase yields MADFFYADILPHGEDTYTYRKLTSEGVSEVEGPDGTKFLKVEPEALTLLAETAFHDISHYLRTAHLEQLRKILDDPEASGNDKFVAMDLLRNANIAAAGVLPMCQDTGTAIIKGERGQHVLTPGPDEAALSRGVYNAYTKLNLRYSQNSPLSMYEEKNTGCNLPAQVELYAETAPGHEAEYRFLFMAKGGGSANKSYLYQMTKAILDPEHMMQFLEEKIRSLGTAACPPYHLAIVIGGTSAEYTLKTAKYASAHYLDGLPTHGGEQAQGFRDLEMEEQVLDMTRHMGIGAQFGGKYFCHDVRVVRLPRHGASLPVAIAVSCSADRQCVAKINKDGVFIEALDTDPGRFMPDPTTAELGGDEAVKIDLNRPMKDVLAELTKYPIKTRLSLTGTLIVARDIAHAKLRDRLEQEGDLPQYFKDHPVYYAGPAKTPEGMPSGSFGPTTASRMDPYVDLFQAHGGSMIMLAKGNRGQVVTDACRKHGGFYLGSIGGPAAELAAHSIKKVEVLEYPELGMEAVWKIEVEDFPAFIVVDDKGNNFFEGLDKVVLTLKVPPKK; encoded by the coding sequence GTGGCCGATTTTTTCTATGCTGATATCCTGCCGCACGGCGAGGACACTTATACATACCGCAAACTGACCAGCGAGGGGGTTAGCGAAGTCGAGGGGCCGGACGGGACGAAATTCCTGAAGGTCGAACCGGAGGCGTTGACCCTGCTGGCAGAAACGGCTTTCCACGACATTTCCCACTACCTGCGTACCGCTCACCTGGAGCAGTTGCGCAAGATTCTCGACGACCCGGAGGCATCGGGCAACGACAAATTCGTCGCGATGGACCTGTTGCGTAACGCCAACATTGCGGCAGCGGGAGTCCTGCCCATGTGCCAGGACACGGGCACCGCCATTATCAAAGGTGAGCGCGGCCAACACGTGTTGACTCCCGGCCCGGACGAAGCAGCGCTGTCCCGCGGGGTTTACAACGCCTACACGAAACTGAACCTGCGGTATTCCCAAAACAGCCCCCTGTCTATGTACGAGGAAAAGAACACCGGGTGCAACCTTCCGGCGCAGGTGGAGCTGTATGCCGAGACCGCCCCGGGACACGAAGCGGAATACCGTTTCCTGTTTATGGCCAAGGGCGGCGGTTCAGCCAACAAGTCCTACCTCTACCAGATGACCAAGGCGATCCTTGACCCTGAACACATGATGCAGTTCCTGGAGGAAAAGATTCGGTCCCTCGGCACGGCTGCCTGCCCGCCTTATCACTTGGCAATCGTCATCGGTGGCACTTCCGCGGAGTACACGCTCAAGACTGCGAAGTACGCTTCGGCACACTACCTGGATGGCTTGCCCACCCACGGCGGCGAACAGGCGCAAGGGTTCCGTGACCTCGAGATGGAGGAACAAGTCCTGGATATGACCCGCCACATGGGCATCGGCGCCCAGTTCGGCGGCAAATACTTCTGCCACGACGTGCGGGTGGTGCGCCTGCCGCGCCACGGCGCCTCCCTGCCGGTGGCCATCGCCGTGTCCTGCTCAGCCGACCGGCAGTGCGTGGCAAAGATTAACAAGGACGGGGTGTTCATCGAAGCCTTGGACACCGATCCGGGACGTTTCATGCCTGACCCCACGACCGCGGAACTTGGCGGGGACGAAGCGGTAAAGATTGACTTGAACCGCCCGATGAAGGATGTCCTTGCTGAACTCACCAAGTACCCCATCAAGACACGGCTTTCCCTGACCGGAACCCTCATCGTGGCTCGTGACATCGCCCACGCGAAGCTCCGCGACCGGCTGGAACAGGAGGGCGACCTGCCCCAATACTTCAAAGACCACCCGGTGTATTACGCGGGTCCGGCGAAAACCCCCGAGGGAATGCCCTCCGGGTCGTTCGGGCCGACCACGGCTTCGCGTATGGACCCCTATGTGGACCTGTTCCAAGCCCACGGCGGGTCGATGATTATGCTGGCCAAGGGCAATCGTGGACAGGTCGTCACTGATGCCTGCCGCAAACACGGTGGTTTTTACCTCGGTTCTATCGGCGGTCCCGCCGCGGAGCTGGCCGCTCATTCCATTAAGAAGGTCGAGGTTCTGGAATACCCTGAGCTGGGCATGGAAGCCGTGTGGAAGATTGAAGTCGAGGACTTCCCGGCTTTCATCGTGGTGGACGACAAAGGCAACAATTTCTTTGAGGGGTTGGACAAAGTGGTACTCACCCTCAAAGTACCGCCAAAGAAGTAG
- a CDS encoding DUF4143 domain-containing protein translates to MERDAMQQLVAWRDNPARKPLIVQGARQVGKTWLINEFGRIHFRDVAYFHLLYDETASSIFNDRLDPTRIMDALSLLSGKRVGTPDTLIFLDEIQTTPRALTALKFFQEEHPEVPVIAAGSLLGVSMHQGVSWPVGKVDYLNIHPLTFREFLQASGEGPMVGALDADDWALISPLQAKFMDYLRRYFFLGGMPEVVQTFLNTGDYTAARNLQLKLLRDYREDFSTHAGSHLAERIRLIWDSIPAQLARENKKFVYSAVRTGARARGYEEAIQWLTDAGLLLRVNRVKAGKLPLSGYTDRDAFKLFVFDTGLLGALSGLDGETVLKENQLFTEFKGALLENFVCQELTANGWEPRYWSAEASSGEVDFVLQHGGKVIPLEVKSSHKQKARSLGAFMKRYDLPLGVRVSPAEFGHGESTLNLPLYGLSRLGSAHETIETKPTI, encoded by the coding sequence ATGGAACGCGACGCCATGCAGCAGCTCGTGGCTTGGCGGGACAACCCAGCCCGAAAACCCCTAATTGTCCAGGGTGCCCGCCAGGTCGGTAAGACCTGGTTGATAAACGAGTTTGGACGCATACATTTCCGCGATGTCGCCTACTTTCACCTGCTCTATGACGAAACTGCCAGCAGCATTTTCAACGACCGACTTGACCCGACGCGAATCATGGATGCGCTGAGCCTTTTGAGTGGTAAACGGGTTGGCACCCCGGACACCCTGATTTTTCTCGATGAAATCCAGACCACACCCCGGGCTTTGACTGCCCTGAAATTCTTCCAGGAAGAACACCCCGAAGTTCCTGTCATTGCGGCAGGGTCTCTGCTTGGTGTGTCGATGCATCAGGGCGTGTCTTGGCCGGTGGGTAAGGTTGATTACCTGAACATTCACCCGCTCACTTTCCGCGAATTCCTGCAAGCCTCGGGCGAGGGCCCGATGGTAGGCGCCCTGGACGCCGATGATTGGGCGTTAATTTCCCCTCTACAAGCCAAATTTATGGATTACCTGCGCCGGTATTTTTTCCTGGGCGGCATGCCCGAAGTCGTCCAAACCTTCCTTAACACCGGGGATTACACGGCGGCGCGCAACCTGCAGCTCAAGTTATTGCGCGATTACCGGGAGGATTTTTCCACCCACGCGGGCTCACACTTGGCCGAACGCATCCGGCTGATTTGGGATTCTATCCCCGCCCAACTTGCCCGCGAGAACAAGAAATTCGTGTACTCTGCGGTGCGTACTGGGGCTCGCGCCCGCGGTTACGAGGAAGCCATCCAGTGGCTCACCGATGCCGGGCTGTTGCTGCGGGTAAACCGCGTCAAGGCCGGGAAACTGCCACTGAGTGGATACACCGACCGTGATGCCTTCAAACTGTTCGTCTTTGACACCGGTTTACTCGGCGCCTTAAGCGGCCTGGACGGTGAAACCGTCTTGAAGGAAAACCAGCTTTTCACCGAGTTCAAGGGTGCGCTGCTGGAAAACTTCGTCTGCCAAGAGCTCACCGCCAACGGCTGGGAGCCGCGCTATTGGTCAGCCGAAGCCTCCAGTGGCGAGGTTGATTTTGTCCTGCAACACGGCGGCAAAGTCATCCCGCTCGAGGTGAAATCCTCACACAAGCAAAAGGCTCGCTCCCTGGGCGCGTTCATGAAACGCTACGATTTGCCCCTCGGCGTGCGCGTTTCACCTGCCGAATTCGGGCACGGTGAAAGCACCCTCAACTTGCCGCTTTACGGCCTGTCTCGCCTTGGTTCCGCACACGAGACTATTGAAACCAAACCAACAATCTAA